In the Euphorbia lathyris chromosome 5, ddEupLath1.1, whole genome shotgun sequence genome, one interval contains:
- the LOC136228593 gene encoding uncharacterized protein produces MEEAGAGGGRRRLSLLEQMSAVDHTRDLAGLTLEAVLGSQKQPTNAVGHVNRTLLDIIRDEEPHGSLFGHKDKKTWKAFRDKLRLKRAVAAWISSVPIPASDVPIQSYSNFNSNNFHNPTRSLMSPRGSERLTTVSSVDTGDSTHSDDSNDQSAVSSSKPQMTLRTAFRHGLTNNTQSDSSRSDNSSLNSHVVGNEPPARSFRSQMSRHSLSRHIGDPVIESEEESTPAVGSRQLSVVLAEERSMSAREAVAAQEAAAAQQQSPEEANLTAIGRAAEEEPVRMSLMDLLEETDQQMGVVGPRYTIADDVACAGELDEEDEGPNGGDGIEHTCCVCMVRHKGAAFIPCGHTFCRLCSREVWVERGNCPLCNGYILEILDIF; encoded by the coding sequence ATGGAAGAAGCCGGTGCCGGTGGTGGTCGCCGGAGACTTTCGCTTTTGGAACAAATGTCGGCTGTTGATCATACCAGAGATCTAGCCGGCTTAACTCTGGAAGCTGTTTTAGGCTCTCAGAAGCAACCTACGAATGCCGTCGGTCATGTTAACAGAACACTTTTGGATATTATCCGTGATGAAGAACCTCATGGCTCCTTGTTTGGCCACAAGGATAAGAAGACCTGGAAAGCTTTCAGGGATAAACTCCGTCTTAAGCGTGCCGTCGCTGCTTGGATCTCTTCCGTGCCTATACCGGCTTCTGATGTTCCCATCCAGAGTTACAGTAACTTTAACTCCAACAATTTCCATAATCCAACCAGATCCTTGATGTCTCCCCGCGGTTCGGAACGATTAACCACCGTCTCGTCGGTTGATACCGGCGATTCAACTCACAGTGACGACTCAAATGATCAATCGGCCGTTTCTAGTTCTAAACCGCAGATGACTCTCCGGACTGCGTTTCGGCATGGATTAACGAATAACACACAGTCCGATTCATCGCGGTCAGATAATTCGTCTTTGAATTCTCACGTCGTCGGAAATGAACCTCCTGCACGATCTTTCAGATCGCAAATGTCACGCCACAGTTTAAGTAGGCACATAGGAGATCCTGTGATTGAGAGCGAGGAAGAATCGACGCCGGCAGTGGGTAGCCGGCAACTGTCAGTGGTTTTGGCAGAGGAGAGATCAATGTCAGCTAGGGAGGCAGTAGCTGCGCAAGAAGCGGCAGCAGCGCAGCAGCAATCTCCGGAGGAAGCTAATTTGACGGCAATCGGAAGAGCAGCAGAGGAGGAACCTGTGAGGATGTCATTAATGGATTTGTTGGAGGAGACAGATCAACAGATGGGGGTAGTAGGGCCCAGGTATACAATCGCAGATGACGTGGCATGCGCCGGTGAAttggatgaagaagatgaaggaccGAACGGTGGTGATGGAATAGAGCACACTTGCTGCGTGTGCATGGTAAGGCATAAAGGTGCGGCATTTATCCCCTGTGGGCACACCTTTTGCAGATTGTGTTCAAGAGAGGTTTGGGTGGAAAGGGGTAATTGTCCTCTATGCAATGGatatattttggaaattctGGATATTTTTTAA
- the LOC136231005 gene encoding purple acid phosphatase 15 isoform X2: MAFHGYSAFSALIIKPLCLLLSYAVALSVHAYIPSTLDGPFQPVTVPFDASLRGNAVDLPDTDPRVRRSVKGFEPEQISVSLSFSYDSVWISWITGEFQIGYNIKPLDPKQVASIVHFGGLRYPLSHEAKGYSLVYNQLYPFEGLQNYTSGIIHHVRLTGAMSAIHSFKTMPVSSPRSYPSRIAVVGDLGLTYNTTTTISRLISNKPELVLLVGDVTYANLYLTNGTGSDCYSCSFSETPIHETYQPRWDYWGRYMQQLVSQVPIMVVEGNHEIEEQAGNQTFVAYSSRFAFPSIESGSSSTFYYSFDAGGIHFVMLGAYIDYEKSGDQYKWLEKDLANVNRDLTPWLIVSWHPPWYSSYSAHYREAECMRVAMEELLYSYGVDIVFNGHVHAYERSNRVYNYKLDPCGPVYITVGDGGNREKMAIEHADEPGHCPEPSSTPDPYMGGFCAENFTTGPAAGKFCWDQQPDYSAFRESSFGHGILEVKNESWALWTWHRNQDSSSKIADQIYIVRQPHKCPFRCHAHTLTQHRYADI, translated from the exons ATGGCGTTTCATGGCTACTCCGCGTTTTCCGCTTTAATTATCAAACCTCTATGTTTACTTTTATCATATGCTGTTGCTCTCTCTGTTCATGCCTATATTCCTTCAACATTGGATGGTCCATTTCAGCCTGTTACCGTTCCTTTTGACGCCAGTTTACGCGGTAATGCCGTTGATTTGCCTGACACCGATCCCCGAGTTCGCCGATCCGTCAAAGGGTTCGAACCGGAGCAAATTTCGGTTTCTTTATCCTTTTCTTACGATTCTGTTTGGATTTCATGGATTACAG GGGAATTTCAAATTGGTTACAATATAAAACCACTGGATCCCAAgcaggttgcaagtatagttcatTTTGGGGGTTTAAGATATCCATTGTCTCATGAAGCGAAGGGCTATTCCCTTGTTTATAATCAGCTTTATCCCTTTGAAGGTCTCCAGAATTATACTTCTGGTATCATCCATCATGTTCGTCTCACTG GAGCCATGAGTGCTATTCACTCCTTCAAGACTATGCCTGTTTCTAGTCCAAGAAGCTACCCTAGCAGAATAGCTGTTGTAGGTGATCTTGGACTTACATATAATACCACCACAACAATCAGTCGTTTGATCAGTAACAAACCTGAACTTGTTCTGCTTGTGGGTGATGTAACTTATGCAAATTTATACCTCACCAATGGCACTGGTTCCGATTGCTATTCATGCTCTTTTTCAGAAACACCTATACACGAGACCTATCAGCCTCGTTGGGATTACTGGGGAAG GTATATGCAGCAGTTGGTTTCTCAAGTGCCAATAATGGTTGTAGAAGGAAACCATGAAATTGAAGAACAAGCTGGAAACCAAACATTTGTAGCTTACAGTTCTCGATTTGCTTTTCCATCTATAGAAAGTGGATCTTCCTCTACATTCTACTACTCTTTTGATGCTGGGGGGATACATTTTGTTATGCTCGGAGCATACATTGATTATGAAAAATCAG GTGATCAATACAAGTGGCTGGAAAAAGACTTGGCTAATGTTAACAGAGATCTAACCCCATGGCTGATAGTTTCATGGCATCCACCTTGGTATAGTTCTTATAGTGCTCATTATAGAGAGGCAGAGTGTATGAGAGTGGCAATGGAAGAATTGCTTTACTCATATGGTGTTGATATAGTCTTCAATGGACAT GTTCATGCGTACGAGAGGTCCAATCGAGTTTATAACTACAAGCTCGATCCATGTGGTCCTGTCTATATTACAGTTGGAGATGGGGGTAACCGAGAGAAAATGGCTATTGAACATGCCGATGAGCCTGGGCATTGCCCGGAGCCATCAAGTACTCCTGACCCTTACATGGGTGGATTTTGTGCAGAAAACTTCACAACAGGCCCAGCAGCCGGTAAATTCTGTTGGGATCAGCAACCTGATTATAGTGCCTTCAGAGAAAGTAGCTTTGGGCATGGAATTTTGGAG GTGAAGAATGAGAGCTGGGCTCTATGGACATGGCACCGTAATCAAGACTCTAGTAGTAAAATTGCAGACCAAATTTATATAGTGAGGCAACCTCATAAATGTCCTTTCCGGTGTCACGCTCACACACTAACTCAACATCGGTATGCGGATATATAA
- the LOC136231005 gene encoding purple acid phosphatase 15 isoform X1, producing the protein MAFHGYSAFSALIIKPLCLLLSYAVALSVHAYIPSTLDGPFQPVTVPFDASLRGNAVDLPDTDPRVRRSVKGFEPEQISVSLSFSYDSVWISWITGEFQIGYNIKPLDPKQVASIVHFGGLRYPLSHEAKGYSLVYNQLYPFEGLQNYTSGIIHHVRLTGLKPDKVYYYRCGDPSIGAMSAIHSFKTMPVSSPRSYPSRIAVVGDLGLTYNTTTTISRLISNKPELVLLVGDVTYANLYLTNGTGSDCYSCSFSETPIHETYQPRWDYWGRYMQQLVSQVPIMVVEGNHEIEEQAGNQTFVAYSSRFAFPSIESGSSSTFYYSFDAGGIHFVMLGAYIDYEKSGDQYKWLEKDLANVNRDLTPWLIVSWHPPWYSSYSAHYREAECMRVAMEELLYSYGVDIVFNGHVHAYERSNRVYNYKLDPCGPVYITVGDGGNREKMAIEHADEPGHCPEPSSTPDPYMGGFCAENFTTGPAAGKFCWDQQPDYSAFRESSFGHGILEVKNESWALWTWHRNQDSSSKIADQIYIVRQPHKCPFRCHAHTLTQHRYADI; encoded by the exons ATGGCGTTTCATGGCTACTCCGCGTTTTCCGCTTTAATTATCAAACCTCTATGTTTACTTTTATCATATGCTGTTGCTCTCTCTGTTCATGCCTATATTCCTTCAACATTGGATGGTCCATTTCAGCCTGTTACCGTTCCTTTTGACGCCAGTTTACGCGGTAATGCCGTTGATTTGCCTGACACCGATCCCCGAGTTCGCCGATCCGTCAAAGGGTTCGAACCGGAGCAAATTTCGGTTTCTTTATCCTTTTCTTACGATTCTGTTTGGATTTCATGGATTACAG GGGAATTTCAAATTGGTTACAATATAAAACCACTGGATCCCAAgcaggttgcaagtatagttcatTTTGGGGGTTTAAGATATCCATTGTCTCATGAAGCGAAGGGCTATTCCCTTGTTTATAATCAGCTTTATCCCTTTGAAGGTCTCCAGAATTATACTTCTGGTATCATCCATCATGTTCGTCTCACTG GGCTTAAACCTGACAAAGTATATTATTATCGATGCGGAGATCCTTCTATAGGAGCCATGAGTGCTATTCACTCCTTCAAGACTATGCCTGTTTCTAGTCCAAGAAGCTACCCTAGCAGAATAGCTGTTGTAGGTGATCTTGGACTTACATATAATACCACCACAACAATCAGTCGTTTGATCAGTAACAAACCTGAACTTGTTCTGCTTGTGGGTGATGTAACTTATGCAAATTTATACCTCACCAATGGCACTGGTTCCGATTGCTATTCATGCTCTTTTTCAGAAACACCTATACACGAGACCTATCAGCCTCGTTGGGATTACTGGGGAAG GTATATGCAGCAGTTGGTTTCTCAAGTGCCAATAATGGTTGTAGAAGGAAACCATGAAATTGAAGAACAAGCTGGAAACCAAACATTTGTAGCTTACAGTTCTCGATTTGCTTTTCCATCTATAGAAAGTGGATCTTCCTCTACATTCTACTACTCTTTTGATGCTGGGGGGATACATTTTGTTATGCTCGGAGCATACATTGATTATGAAAAATCAG GTGATCAATACAAGTGGCTGGAAAAAGACTTGGCTAATGTTAACAGAGATCTAACCCCATGGCTGATAGTTTCATGGCATCCACCTTGGTATAGTTCTTATAGTGCTCATTATAGAGAGGCAGAGTGTATGAGAGTGGCAATGGAAGAATTGCTTTACTCATATGGTGTTGATATAGTCTTCAATGGACAT GTTCATGCGTACGAGAGGTCCAATCGAGTTTATAACTACAAGCTCGATCCATGTGGTCCTGTCTATATTACAGTTGGAGATGGGGGTAACCGAGAGAAAATGGCTATTGAACATGCCGATGAGCCTGGGCATTGCCCGGAGCCATCAAGTACTCCTGACCCTTACATGGGTGGATTTTGTGCAGAAAACTTCACAACAGGCCCAGCAGCCGGTAAATTCTGTTGGGATCAGCAACCTGATTATAGTGCCTTCAGAGAAAGTAGCTTTGGGCATGGAATTTTGGAG GTGAAGAATGAGAGCTGGGCTCTATGGACATGGCACCGTAATCAAGACTCTAGTAGTAAAATTGCAGACCAAATTTATATAGTGAGGCAACCTCATAAATGTCCTTTCCGGTGTCACGCTCACACACTAACTCAACATCGGTATGCGGATATATAA
- the LOC136231005 gene encoding purple acid phosphatase 15 isoform X3, with the protein MAFHGYSAFSALIIKPLCLLLSYAVALSVHAYIPSTLDGPFQPVTVPFDASLRGNAVDLPDTDPRVRRSVKGFEPEQISVSLSFSYDSVWISWITGEFQIGYNIKPLDPKQVASIVHFGGLRYPLSHEAKGYSLVYNQLYPFEGLQNYTSGIIHHVRLTETPIHETYQPRWDYWGRYMQQLVSQVPIMVVEGNHEIEEQAGNQTFVAYSSRFAFPSIESGSSSTFYYSFDAGGIHFVMLGAYIDYEKSGDQYKWLEKDLANVNRDLTPWLIVSWHPPWYSSYSAHYREAECMRVAMEELLYSYGVDIVFNGHVHAYERSNRVYNYKLDPCGPVYITVGDGGNREKMAIEHADEPGHCPEPSSTPDPYMGGFCAENFTTGPAAGKFCWDQQPDYSAFRESSFGHGILEVKNESWALWTWHRNQDSSSKIADQIYIVRQPHKCPFRCHAHTLTQHRYADI; encoded by the exons ATGGCGTTTCATGGCTACTCCGCGTTTTCCGCTTTAATTATCAAACCTCTATGTTTACTTTTATCATATGCTGTTGCTCTCTCTGTTCATGCCTATATTCCTTCAACATTGGATGGTCCATTTCAGCCTGTTACCGTTCCTTTTGACGCCAGTTTACGCGGTAATGCCGTTGATTTGCCTGACACCGATCCCCGAGTTCGCCGATCCGTCAAAGGGTTCGAACCGGAGCAAATTTCGGTTTCTTTATCCTTTTCTTACGATTCTGTTTGGATTTCATGGATTACAG GGGAATTTCAAATTGGTTACAATATAAAACCACTGGATCCCAAgcaggttgcaagtatagttcatTTTGGGGGTTTAAGATATCCATTGTCTCATGAAGCGAAGGGCTATTCCCTTGTTTATAATCAGCTTTATCCCTTTGAAGGTCTCCAGAATTATACTTCTGGTATCATCCATCATGTTCGTCTCACTG AAACACCTATACACGAGACCTATCAGCCTCGTTGGGATTACTGGGGAAG GTATATGCAGCAGTTGGTTTCTCAAGTGCCAATAATGGTTGTAGAAGGAAACCATGAAATTGAAGAACAAGCTGGAAACCAAACATTTGTAGCTTACAGTTCTCGATTTGCTTTTCCATCTATAGAAAGTGGATCTTCCTCTACATTCTACTACTCTTTTGATGCTGGGGGGATACATTTTGTTATGCTCGGAGCATACATTGATTATGAAAAATCAG GTGATCAATACAAGTGGCTGGAAAAAGACTTGGCTAATGTTAACAGAGATCTAACCCCATGGCTGATAGTTTCATGGCATCCACCTTGGTATAGTTCTTATAGTGCTCATTATAGAGAGGCAGAGTGTATGAGAGTGGCAATGGAAGAATTGCTTTACTCATATGGTGTTGATATAGTCTTCAATGGACAT GTTCATGCGTACGAGAGGTCCAATCGAGTTTATAACTACAAGCTCGATCCATGTGGTCCTGTCTATATTACAGTTGGAGATGGGGGTAACCGAGAGAAAATGGCTATTGAACATGCCGATGAGCCTGGGCATTGCCCGGAGCCATCAAGTACTCCTGACCCTTACATGGGTGGATTTTGTGCAGAAAACTTCACAACAGGCCCAGCAGCCGGTAAATTCTGTTGGGATCAGCAACCTGATTATAGTGCCTTCAGAGAAAGTAGCTTTGGGCATGGAATTTTGGAG GTGAAGAATGAGAGCTGGGCTCTATGGACATGGCACCGTAATCAAGACTCTAGTAGTAAAATTGCAGACCAAATTTATATAGTGAGGCAACCTCATAAATGTCCTTTCCGGTGTCACGCTCACACACTAACTCAACATCGGTATGCGGATATATAA